DNA from Magnolia sinica isolate HGM2019 chromosome 19, MsV1, whole genome shotgun sequence:
TGATGAGGTAATCAAGGTTTTAATGAACCGATTGAGTACCTTATATGGAGTAGTAAAACAAGGATTTGATTGGCCCACAGGCTCCTAGAATCCCACCACATCATCCCATGATCCATATATACCAATCCATGTTTGGTTTTAATGTTGGAAAatataatggaaaaatcaaaaataaaattatttaaattttaacacCAGGCTGAATCAACGGTAAATTAGGCTGAGATCCGTTGGAGATGATGATAATGAACCAGGAATATGGGCAACACAGGAGCCTACAAAACCCAAGCTCGCACGTGCAAAGTATGCCATCTAACTCGCATTCCAATGTTATGCACTGGAACAGTGTAAACCTAGCATCTCATCATCTATTTTCCCTGGTAAGAATATTATCCCCTCAACTACTTATAAACTACAAATTTACTCCCACTCTTTTGGACGTGGGAATAAAgaaatcatgacttttcatttgaaaattttaacatcattttttcaatgagaaaatgaaattttcaaaacattttaattttttaaaaccaaaatttcaacatttaaaccaatgaaatttttaattttttaaaaccaaaatttcaacatttAAACCAGTGCAGATTGGGTGGTGAACCAACACCATGTAGCTACATGGTCtaaggactctgtggggccaacatgatgcgtgtgttttatccatcgcTGTTGTTGTGGTTGATAATACTAAATGTCAattgaggtttgctaattccacacaaaTGCAAATATGATACAAGTGTGTGAGATCCGAGCATTTCATATATATaaggttggaaataatgcttAATTACTTCTTGAAAAAATTAGATAATTTCgttcttcaagtgggccacaacacaaaaGGTAAATTGAGGTGGTTAGGTTTTTTCTAGCCCTTGATATGTTTTTgaaatgatgtggtccacccgaggTGTGAAATAGCCTAATTTTTATGCCGGAAGATGTAAGCATATATGTGTCTGCGTGAGGATGCAAACAACTCCCACAATCATGGAATTAGCAGACCTAATTTATATGATTATCTTCTACCTGCATTATAAGATAATTATCTTAAAATGAGATGTGAACTGCTGGCCCATCAACTAAATACCAACTTGCATAAAATCATGATAATCATCGTCATTGGTATAATCGTAACAACTATAGCGACTGTAATCGAAATCAATGCGGCTTTAGTAGTATCTGAATTCAAGCAATGCATATTCTGTGGGCTGCTAGCAGGCCCAATCAATGGAAGCTATCAGGATCTATGCAATCTAGCTTGGTGGGCCTTTAAAGAATCGAAGACGGAAGAGTCTCTCTCCAGTGATCGATCCACCAAAGCTACTATAGGAGCGGGAAGGAACTAATCCACTTCTCTCATTCACGGTCAGGATGGCCCACCCACAAATGTTTTCGCGGGTCCCACGGGCCTATGGTCAGCATCTTCTATCTACACTATATGATTATTATCTTAAAATGAGACATGATCTTCTGATCCAACAACCATCTACCAACTTGCATGACTTGATCACAAGActaataaccttttttttttaattaaaaaaaaattataaggcactcacacacacacccccacacactcacgccatagtggaatttcaccacctatgggtactcgaacccttggcccggtgttgaaactccagagagtctaTTAACAACATATAGTTTCAGTAGTTTCTAATCCATGCAATGCATCTTTTGTTCAATGCAGCAAAAACAAGACTTAAGTGCTGACTCCCCTCCGAAAACCGGCGATGGGCCCAACCTGTTCATGGCCTCTTTGGACGACGATGAAGAGAAGATTCCAATGACCCTAACCGTCAATAAACGTGAGTTTTTCGTTCAAGAACCCAAACCCATTCCCTGGTTATTAAAATTTTATGTTGTGATCATGTAACCCGGGTTCGATCTCTTACAGCACCGGAGAAGCGGCAACGAGCTCCGTCGGCCTATAACCGCTTCATTAAGTAGTAATCCTTGTTTCCATCTTACACTCACTTCTTACTAATTGCCTGAATTCTGCTAATTATTAAAAATCAACCATGATTATTAAGCTTAATCTAACTGAACTTTTATACACTTAAATTTGGAATATAGACCTTAATAATAGAAGAAATTGTGGATATTTTACTAGAGAAGAGATCCAAAGGCTCAAAGCTAGGGAACCAAGCATGACCCACAAGGAGGCCTTCAGCACAGCTGCTAAAAATGCAAGTATTCTTTGAGGAAATGCTAAGTAAGgtacacacgtgtgtgagatcggAGCCGTTCATCAGCCGATCCCCACTTGGTACGTGCATAAATACGTCGTGTCAAACATCAAGATGATGTGATTATCatttgggccacacatgtacaaaacaaatgaatggttagtaGAATTTGACAACTGATCCAAGTTCTAGGAACATATATGGCCCACCTGTAAATCAGATTGTCCTGATTCTGCAGACATGATATCTGGATAGATGGTATGTCCTGATGAGCGGCTCGGATATTGCACATGTTTTCTTCGTTTTCACGTGTGAGTGGGTGCGTGTAGTGTTGCTGAGATCCTTATTACTTGCGTGAGTTTGAAGAAGCTGGAGGGATATGTACTGACTTTTCTCCTTGTTTGACTGACTTTGACTGATGGCAGTGGGCCCATTTCCCTCGTATTCATTATAAAGGAGATGGAGGGGAGAGCTGCAGTGAGGAGATAGCAGGGAAGGTGCCCACGACAATGGATGGAGATGTGGATGAGGTAatgatatttgatactctggcaaagtgtgatACTTGATACACGGGCACTCATAGATTGCACCCATGGAATACATTAACTCATATAAAATGATTAAATACTGAAACCCAAGATCAGATTAGTTGAGAAATACTAGGATTGGTCGACAATtaatgtttgttgaaataagatcattggatatttttcatttttagccgtcCAGTAAGTGCCCaccaatctgatggtcagataatGAAACAAGCATGATTTTTGGCTCATGATACACCTAAAATCGGACCCattatttggacagttcaatttgaaTTGCTTGTATGCCATTTATTAAATTTCTAAGCAATTTATGAGTGCCTGCGTACCGTCCATTATGCGCAGCCAGAGTATGAAAGCTTCTCTCGAGTACGAGAATCTTGTCACATTTCATCTCTGATAACCCTGATTCATGTGAATTTGCCAAAATGCCCTTAATGGTGAAATCTAAGCTGCTATAGTGGCATACATGTAAAGCGATCAGAGCCGTCCAAACTGTAGATCCCATTGTGGATGGGGAACTGTTAAAAAAACTACACTGATAAGATGATCTcgtccatttgatagccacctattggatggttatgatcgttTGATCAATCTACACAACCTACAGTGGACCCCAGTGTGGATGTCGGTTTCCTACAAATAAATGGTTCTGATTGCTAAGACCAAAGTCCATCAATGATTTTTTTAAGATCAGAAGAAAGTTCTCTGTAACTTTTTCTAATaaagggcattttggtaattttcCTCGACCATTGCACTACTTCATCTATCAAAGGCAAGACAGCCATGTTTGGTTTAAAACCTTAGATTTCAAGTATCTGAAACCTATGCATTTTGGGACCATAGAACTTATTGTTGGGCTCCCTTTTATGTCTATGCTTTTTTTAGGGTGTTTGCCCTTGAAATCTGTGGATggcattttttgtaattttcagGAAAATGTGCAGTGCAAAGGGTTTGGTGAAAGGAAGGTCTCCAGCCATTCCCTATGGGGCAAAGACACCCATTGAATGAAGTGGGCCTTTTAGAATGGCCAGTGGAAGGAAGTTTCTCCTTTTttagggttaagggttagggtttctttCATTTGCCTCTTTGGGAGTATTAAATTCTTGTGGGGTGGAGTCTTGTTTCTGGCCATTCTAAGTAGTAGATGTCTCATTTCCTGAAATGGGTTTTGTTTCTTAAGGTAGGAAATGGATGTTTGTAATGTTTGTAATATTAATGTGTTGGTTTTGGCTATTGCAATATTAGAGACCCATGAACAATCTATCCTCCAAGGGAGAGTATACATATGTACATACACTAGATGTACATACTGCACTACTTATCCCATGCATAGTGAATGAGGGTTTTAACTCGGTGCATTGAGTATCGAATCATTCACTACCTATCCTGCCCGTATCGCTCTATCGGCTGTTTGGATGATACCGGTCCCAATCGGGTGATGCACACCCGTTTTGGACTATGAACCTTggatatatgagagagagagagagagagagagagagtccgtTTACATAGATCAATGAACGTAGTACAAATACCCCTATGTATCTGATAGACGGATAACACATGCAATTCGTTGGACTGTTATGTTATGATCCAACTAGTGCATAATTTCCAAATTTTATGTGTATGAGAAATAACCCATCAAAAGGGTGAGATCCACCATGAAGATTAGTTGGACCCAGTCATCAAGTGGGTCAAAATCTGATAATAGTATAAATTTTAGTGCTTGTAGTTTGCATTTGTTCACTTGGATAGTCTAACTAACATATATAAAATACCTATTAAGTTTGAtagtattctaaaagtaaccatggaaaagaaaatattttccACTAATTGCGGCAATAAAGAATATGCTTTCCTCTTACGGTTTTCTTCAAAAAATTGTGGTTTCTCTTCTTCTAAGGCTGGTATGCATAGTTGCTATGTGAGGGAAGGGCTTGCTGTTTTGTGTTGTTAAGGCTAGGCCAAGAGGCCGGTATGCAGAGCTGTTTTCAGTACGTGTTTGCAATGTTTGTAGTTGGTTGGATTGTGGGTGGAATCAGGTCTATTTGGGATATTGAAGCGAAGCTCGCCGATGGCCCCTTTAGGCAGTTATGCTTTCAATGCTTGTATAGATGCTCCTTGGAGATGGGTTGGTAATCCGTGGATGTAAAAAATACATGGAATGCAATCTTTGGCCATGGTCCAAGTCATCTAGTTGGGTTTTGCTATAGCTCTATTCTTAAGCAGTGGTTTTTGTTGCGGCTGGGCTTTGTTGCAAGTCTGGGCAAGCCTAGTTTGGTAGTGGAGGAGTTTGGCAGGTGATTGTTCAATTGCCTCTTAGTGGGATTCCCCTTTTTGGGTGTTGTCTCTGTATAATCTTTGTTGTCATATACAATAGAGGTGGGTGTTCTTTTTTTGTGCGATCATGCCTGCCTGAATCCATGTAtagcatttttctttttctttttttcttttttttttttttttagcacatTCAACAAAGTTTTGGGTGGTGTGCTCACaccttttttcaaaataataataataataataataatactaaaatCACCGTTCAACACTTTTTGAGAGACTTTTCACTTTTTGATCAATGATAATTTCATATTTCCCTTGAAATCATAGAAACTAAAACAAACTTCTTTTAAGATTTCTTTTCCATAGATTTCTTTAtccaggattttttttattttttattttttatttcagatgtgatgttttctttttcaaatttacTTTTTAAATTTCACGAACCCAAACAAGCCCCAAATTGAGAACAAATTTCACAGGCTACCATTCCAATATAGCAAAGATCATATATTTGATTTGGCCTTCTTTTATATTGCTACCCTTTTTCCTAACCATGGATGGGATGCTTATGATCACCTGAGAAAGTGGCTCTCTTGAATCATGAACAACCCATGGTGTGCCCTAACATATAGATGGATTGAATTGTTGATTTTTTGTGTAAATGTTCTTCACTCCGCATATTAAGTTgttctaaaacttaggtggaccacaaaagtaAATATATGTGTTTTGGGCATAAGAATGTTTAGCAAAATGGCAAATGTCAAATAAATGGTTCAAGAAGTGTTCCTATTTTATTCAGTTTCAACCATTGAAAAAAGGGtaaaaaattcaatcaaagaaATGGAAAGTTCGGGTTAAACACAATTAAGTAAAAATTTTAATTGAAGAGAAATGTctatatgcatgcatgtgtgtgttgcatataaataaaactaaaatgcACATTTTAAATTAAAATGGTTAAAGTTTCAAAATGCACAAGTTATAATGTACTAGAAATGCTCACAAGCAACTAGTTGGTGTGTGGGACCTAATCATGGGGTTTTTGTATGCCATCCCACCCTTCCATCATGGTACCCTCAGTGAAGATAAGACGCCCAAAAAATCAAGTCGATTCAATCATTAGATAGGACCAAATGAAGGTGGAGATTTTTGAGTggtttttcattattttctatgatgcggcctacttgaggattaacctgatttttttgGGGATCCCATTTTTATGGTGAGATTAACTTACTAGAGGGGTTGaatgtgacgcaggggaggacgtgaggtcaagcaccgtcttcctcaagaggataactattctgaatccacggaacttctctggactcctcacaaagacttctcgaatccacgaggaaataaagcaaaaaatagaaataaattctaataaatttgaaattgattaataaataaataaaaatgagttcaaaaccctttaaataggggtaccaagcaatgggaaagaaatcagaatcaaactacaactaaaactcctagaattcgcgacttactataaatagtaaacttactatttatagacggtcgttatgtctactagtgcgcaaggtctTTGGCTAAaagtagtaagtgtcctatttagcttcatcAAACTGTTCTccaaattattctaagctcttttcacgttgggtgcaactcctaaagcccgacagatgatgagttataatcaaactaaaacttactatttatagtaaaaatgaaattaaaacagggaaacaaccgtcgatttaggagtttttcacaatttcgggttGTGTAACCCAttatagcagggttggttggctaaagtagctcgttctacccctaaatcatatattttacgtcaagtaactcattccggattgcgagatatgcccgatctaagttCCGAcgatccggatcacttctgtcgtcgaccaggccttttctgatccatcttggccatgaaactgtctgcgacccgctctacatcagtcccatccacttcaaaagaactcgtcctcaagttctcatcctgcgctggttcatgatacttggttaggtccgcgacgttgaaagtctgtAAGGTCGtcatgtcatctagaagatcaacaacataagcgttgtcattgatctttcggatgattggtacccgtccaatctttttattcttcaacttattgTACGTTCCgatcggaaatcgttctttgcgcagatggaccattacttggtcgcccacctcaaatATTTTTTGTCACTGATGCTTGTCCGTTTGCTCATTGTACTTTTCGTTCGAatcatgtagcttggtttgtacctccgcatgaatgcccatgatcttgtcagccatatgttctgctgcaatgctcatgcctgggagcttaggcaaagggaccaagtctgGTGTGTGACGaggtactcgtccgtaaataacttGGAACTGGcatttccctgtcgagcggttcaccatgttgttggaTGCAAACTTCGCTTGAAACAAAGCCAAAttccactgcttcagtttttctcttgaaatacattgaaagaggtttcccaacatgcgattcacaacctcactTTGAccattagtctgtgggtggtaggcgctgctgaattgaagtcgtgtatcgaatcgagtccacaaagtccaccaAAAGTAGCTTATAAACTTCGTGTCACAGTCAAAAGTAATAGTCTTTGGAATCCCAtatagccgcacaatttctctgaagaatagattcatcacatgtgttatatcgagagtcttcttgtatggaataaagtgcgccatcttagagaaacggtctactaccacgaacaccgaatccatgccgcgttgtgttcatgGGAAACCAAACATGAAgttcatagataaatcctcccaagagcCATCAAGCAcgggtaatggggtgtagaggcccgtattatgagattgccctttggaggtctgacaaatataacaatgttaaactgtctttcccacatcacgtaccaattgcggccagtaataccgttcttccacaagagctcgcgtcttgtctcgcccaaggtatccactgacaccacctccatgtagctcttgaattatttgttcccttagcgaactgttcgggatgcacagttgatttcccttgaaaaggaacctgtcttgcatatgtaagtcgtcgaggtgaccttcttggcatctaatccatgcatccttgaagtcgtcgttATCGGCATATAGTCTTTGAGGAGCATAAACcggacaacctcattgctcatagtgactaacaaagttgcacagcgactcagtgcatcagctactttgttctgttgccctgacttgtgttttagtacgaatgtgaattcttgcaaaaatgagatccatctagctAATGCACTGAGTCACTAAATTgtcttcaccttttcctcatccacttgAATGTCGGGGATGTTATGAAAAAATCCAGAAACAATAACCTATCAGTAATGAaactgcacttttttaaattgagatacagtttatttttagtgagtacTTGAAGGACATTCTTGaagtgttccatatgggtggtttcgtcttgactgtatatcaaaatatcattgaaataaaccacaacgaatCGCCCAATGAAaagtttcagaacttggttcatcaatctcataaatgtgctaggcgattcgaaagaccgaagggcatgaccatccattcatataatccttctttggtcttaaaggctgttttTCACTCATCAACCAGCTGTATTCAAATCTCATGGTAgtcgctccttaggtccaatttagataATATTTTTGTACTGCATGtacagcatatcgtccaaccgtggtataagaaacctgtattttatagtGATTTTGTCGATGGCTCagttgtcgacacacatgcgccaactcctatctttctttggagttaatagagctgatacaacacatggactcatgctttctcgaataagacccttcaGATCagctcctctacttgtccctacaGAATCTTGTACTCATtcagactcattcgataatgaggacaattaggtaaactggacccagggataaAGTCGATATGAttttggatatcccgcatggggggtaacccatcgggaaggtcatcaggccagatttctttgaattcatgtaacagggccttagtctttcagggatgatggtaggctcgagttttttcccttttacaattaatgcataagtctgtcctgtttctttggattcttccacgaagtcccgtatggttaagagaaaatagccctccactttagaagttttgggtggtccatttggatccataggggccaatatggtcttccgaccgtccttgacgaagatatatatattatctcaccctttatgagtggcgtcacaaTTAGATTATCAGGGtcaaccgagtagtatgtgacatgcttccatgtcaaccacatcgcatactacttcatccttataatatttgccaattgaaaaggatatggtgcaccgttcagttatctttatttcgctgaccttcttaatCCAACCAATTGTATATAGAGAGGGATGACAttccgttttcaattgtaattttttcaccatgaccttggagacgatgttctcgctgctc
Protein-coding regions in this window:
- the LOC131235631 gene encoding axial regulator YABBY 4-like, coding for MSTCNHFLELPDQLCYVQCSHCTTILLVSVPCSSLLKTVTVRCGHCTGLLSVNVMKASFVPLQLLDSLNNDEQKQDLSADSPPKTGDGPNLFMASLDDDEEKIPMTLTVNKPPEKRQRAPSAYNRFIKEEIQRLKAREPSMTHKEAFSTAAKNWAHFPRIHYKGDGGESCSEEIAGKVPTTMDGDVDELVGLWVESGLFGILKRSSPMAPLGSYAFNACIDAPWRWWFLLRLGFVASLGKPSLVVEEFGSNAVLEGYYYRSPFLGRFFRFRISLAIYAMGAALVDA